From the genome of Clarias gariepinus isolate MV-2021 ecotype Netherlands chromosome 28, CGAR_prim_01v2, whole genome shotgun sequence, one region includes:
- the mrps21 gene encoding 28S ribosomal protein S21, mitochondrial, translating to MANHLRFVARTVMVQDGNVDAAYKALNRVLSLDGIIETVKRRRYFEKPCRQRQRENYENCKRIYNMEMARKISFVSRTNRQDPWLGC from the exons ATGGCGAACCACCTTCGCTTCGTTGCCCGGACAGTGATGGTTCAGGATGGAAACGTCGACGCTGCATATAAAGCTCTTAATAG AGTGTTATCGCTGGACGGGATCATCGAAACCGTAAAGCGCAGGCGTTACTTCGAGAAGCCgtgcagacagagacagagggagaacTACGAGAACTGCAAGAGGATCTACAACATGGAAATGGCGCGCAAGATCTCGTTCGTCTCCAGGACAAACAGGCAGGACCCTTGGCTGGGGTGTTGA